A genomic region of Populus nigra chromosome 11, ddPopNigr1.1, whole genome shotgun sequence contains the following coding sequences:
- the LOC133667877 gene encoding expansin-B3-like: protein MQLLGLYVVVFLKCFLGVFGQQVHPQHNVADLHWKPATATWYGSPDGDGSDGGACGYGSLVDVKPFRARVGAVSPVLFKNGEGCGACYKVRCLDKSICSRRAVTIIVTDECPGGYCSNGNTHFDLSGAAFGRMAISGENGQLRNRGEIPVIYRRTPCKYPGKNIAFHVNEGSTDYWLSILVEFEDGDGDVGSMHIREAGGTEWLEMNHVWGATWCIIRGPLKGPFSVKLTTLTTGRTLSAREVIPRNWAPKATYTSRLNFFH, encoded by the exons ATGCAGCTCTTGGGGTTATATGTTGTGGTGTTCTTAAAGTGCTTTTTGGGTGTCTTTGGGCAGCAAGTTCATCCTCAACATAATGTGGCTGACTTACACTGGAAACCGGCTACTGCCACCTGGTATGGCAGTCCTGACGGTGATGGTAGTGACG GAGGGGCATGTGGGTACGGGTCATTAGTGGATGTGAAGCCATTTAGGGCCAGAGTTGGTGCCGTGAGCCCAGTACTCTTCAAGAATGGTGAAGGATGTGGGGCATGTTACAAAGTTAGGTGCCTAGACAAGAGCATATGCTCAAGAAGGGCAGTGACCATAATTGTTACAGATGAGTGTCCAGGTGGGTATTGTTCCAATGGCAACACTCACTTTGACCTCAGTGGTGCAGCCTTTGGTCGCATGGCTATTTCCGGTGAGAATGGTCAGCTCAGGAACCGAGGTGAAATCCCGGTCATTTATCGCAG GACCCCATGCAAGTACCCAGGGAAGAACATTGCCTTCCATGTCAATGAAGGCTCAACAGATTATTGGCTATCCATTCTAGTAGAGTTTGAAGATGGTGACGGTGATGTTGGATCGATGCATATAAGAGAA GCAGGAGGCACTGAGTGGCTAGAGATGAATCACGTATGGGGTGCAACTTGGTGTATTATCAGGGGACCCTTGAAAGGACCATTCTCCGTGAAATTAACAACACTAACAACAGGAAGAACACTGTCTGCAAGAGAAGTGATTCCAAGAAATTGGGCTCCAAAAGCTACTTACACCTCTAGGCTCAATTTCTTCCATTAA
- the LOC133668012 gene encoding tetraspanin-19-like isoform X1, which produces MASVMRSCIQSILKLLNCVIGMVGIAMMLYAVWLIRVWQREIGDFPFFDDDDDDFSPWFIYTFLGLGVTLSMITCLGHIAAETANGCCLYLYMFFVFLLLMLEAGVTADVFLNRDWEEDFPKDPSGSFDQFKGFIRSSFELCKWIGLSIVSVQGLSFLVAMILKAVGPHPCYDSDDDYASDRVPLLRDVVHPPPYVVVNPVTGSRNDAWSIRINEKANR; this is translated from the exons atggCCAGTGTCATGAGGAGTTGCATACAATCAATATTAAAGTTATTGAATTGTGTGATAGGAATGGTTGGCATAGCAATGATGTTGTATGCAGTTTGGCTTATCAGAGTGTGGCAAAGAGAAATTGGTGATTTTCCATTTTTtgatgatgacgacgacgactTTAGTCCATG GTTCATTTACACATTTCTTGGCCTAGGTGTGACTTTGTCCATGATCACATGCTTAGGTCATATTGCTGCTGAAACTGCAAATGGTTGCTGCCTTTATCTA TATATGTTTTTTGTATTCTTACTCCTCATGCTGGAGGCTGGAGTTACAgctgatgtatttttaaaccgTGACTGGGAAGAG GACTTCCCAAAAGACCCAAGTGGGAGTTTTGATCAGTTCAAAGGTTTCATCAGATCAAGCTTTGAACTCTGCAAATGGATAGGCTTGTCAATTGTGTCTGTGCAG GGACTGTCTTTTCTAGTAGCAATGATACTCAAAGCTGTTGGGCCCCATCCATGTTATGACAGTGATGATGATTATGCTTCAGATAGGGTTCCACTCCTGAGGGATGTTGTTCACCCACCTCCTTATGTTGTTGTTAACCCTGTCACTGGATCTAGAAATGATGCGTGGAGTATAAGGATTAACGAGAAG GCAAACAGGTGA
- the LOC133668012 gene encoding tetraspanin-19-like isoform X2, giving the protein MEVFISQLPNWFIYTFLGLGVTLSMITCLGHIAAETANGCCLYLYMFFVFLLLMLEAGVTADVFLNRDWEEDFPKDPSGSFDQFKGFIRSSFELCKWIGLSIVSVQGLSFLVAMILKAVGPHPCYDSDDDYASDRVPLLRDVVHPPPYVVVNPVTGSRNDAWSIRINEKANR; this is encoded by the exons ATGGaggtttttatttctcaattgcCAAATTG GTTCATTTACACATTTCTTGGCCTAGGTGTGACTTTGTCCATGATCACATGCTTAGGTCATATTGCTGCTGAAACTGCAAATGGTTGCTGCCTTTATCTA TATATGTTTTTTGTATTCTTACTCCTCATGCTGGAGGCTGGAGTTACAgctgatgtatttttaaaccgTGACTGGGAAGAG GACTTCCCAAAAGACCCAAGTGGGAGTTTTGATCAGTTCAAAGGTTTCATCAGATCAAGCTTTGAACTCTGCAAATGGATAGGCTTGTCAATTGTGTCTGTGCAG GGACTGTCTTTTCTAGTAGCAATGATACTCAAAGCTGTTGGGCCCCATCCATGTTATGACAGTGATGATGATTATGCTTCAGATAGGGTTCCACTCCTGAGGGATGTTGTTCACCCACCTCCTTATGTTGTTGTTAACCCTGTCACTGGATCTAGAAATGATGCGTGGAGTATAAGGATTAACGAGAAG GCAAACAGGTGA